The genomic stretch TGTCCCTCCTCCAGGCTTGCCTTCTGGTCCTGAGATGCAAAACTATCTAGCACGTGATGATGATCCTAATGGACCTCGGGCTGTGAAGGACACCAAAACAATAGGATCAGCATATGACCGATACCTCCAGAGCTCAGTGAGCCTTCCCCTTTTGAACTTGTCACGGTTGTGTTTTTTTGGGTCCATTCTCACAGGGTTTGCTAAGGGCGTTATCTAAATACTTTTGAAGCAACTGTCTTCACATACTCCTGGAGAAGCTAGTGCATATGGCAGTGTTGGAATGGGACGAACAATTGGTGGTGGAATGCCAGGTGCTCCTGTTGCTGATCCTTCTATGATGAGCCGCCCTGGGCCTCTTGCTCCGGACATGGCACCGAATGGTCGAAATGCTGGTTTTGGTGGTCCACTCCCGATGGAAGCCATGGGAAGGCCAGGGCGTGAAACTGTTCCTTTGCCTCCAGATGCTTCCAGTACTCTGTATGTTGAAGGACTTCCTCCTGACAGTACAAAAAGGGAGGTTGCTCGTATCCTTTTGATGTCTAATAGT from Rhodamnia argentea isolate NSW1041297 chromosome 2, ASM2092103v1, whole genome shotgun sequence encodes the following:
- the LOC115739882 gene encoding RNA-binding protein 2-like, with translation MGDGYWNRQQPVVPSPGLLKRPRLDYDVPPPGLPSGPEMQNYLARDDDPNGPRAVKDTKTIGSAYDRYLQSSQLSSHTPGEASAYGSVGMGRTIGGGMPGAPVADPSMMSRPGPLAPDMAPNGRNAGFGGPLPMEAMGRPGRETVPLPPDASSTLYVEGLPPDSTKREVAHIFRPFVGYKEVRLVIKESKHRGGDPLILCFVDFVNPACAATALSALQGYKMDEHDPDSAYLRLQFSRYPGPRSGAGPRGRR